The Armatimonas rosea genome includes a window with the following:
- a CDS encoding SEC-C metal-binding domain-containing protein: protein MENPIVPEVNALLAAAAEAAQSTAPRKIDPNDPCPCGSGKKYKQCHRGKPLPADVA, encoded by the coding sequence ATGGAGAACCCGATCGTCCCCGAGGTCAATGCGCTCCTCGCGGCGGCGGCGGAGGCCGCCCAGTCCACGGCTCCCCGCAAGATCGACCCGAACGACCCGTGTCCCTGTGGCAGCGGCAAGAAGTACAAGCAGTGCCACCGGGGCAAGCCGCTTCCCGCCGATGTGGCGTAG